One genomic region from Pyxicephalus adspersus chromosome 1, UCB_Pads_2.0, whole genome shotgun sequence encodes:
- the C2CD3 gene encoding C2 domain-containing protein 3, translating into MAVSKKNMPSMPIVTDRSATERLKEVSGLPSAPAAKDLLAVLLQQGSKLRDAMAESALRQDPNMDLDVKPLLPRVLDNEIYTVSSALDIPPSHIHQNLLNFHKPSVPKDIILHPTDQNLSELEVPGDSRAIELLLGSSPLSLGQFWDGTGSPPESIAGSDFYESELNDPQYDQSLLENLFYSAPKSFGDFTSDEEKSKSVIKESKIRPAEDKEENLKQSHYKAGEGPKFLKVSGHKSAEKSPSDRTQAEDIDLSIDRLALLGRMHTARVVVESLNVKAETIQVTPGKSKSKGKPPRPASSIKRTYFVEFQFPVSSKNKAGEVNVATEITRLVSSKIVNGVVKFQQKFVFPVLFSGHMIKHWWSTDLTFKVFLRKGTQQKPSILGSAVFCLRDVLQSKDLSVSRSLPIHSLGEGQEMEDVGPLTVSVDIAGESQDFSSVPEKPSDAAQEALSSSVRQSVRIATPVHPSDKESSPESLTSTHPLVTPASYHIPREEPQPALSQETAEENGLLLHVVLMVPEGMGLIQGADSATCNSYLNCKLFHSQEAARSNVIWGNSKPAYNFSQVAPVTLTSRLLERMKNNVMVIEVWGKVPSPGSDQLMGLVKLPLHQFYMSFSDKKICRLLLQAQYPVVAVDSFVPIVDVFSGIERGRLKVLLAMGSGDQVVALQRLKNDEGNSLATLPRPAHFLDPPQPTTEVSRVAESEVDHVFDIHVENVKGLTPLQSTVWGETDCYVQYYFPVQTPVTGLEAELPERSISLKPVRTATTLCVPDPAFNDRQSHILVAPSDTPVQRLLLSAYSMQGLSGGGGVTFEIWCRYYYPNVRDQMVAKGALPLSRLCAMVTMHHREEVGIQAFCLPLTLRSEDATETHPPSSGLLNVNVTYRRSVRNPVGILATRMASISVQIHRATGLQAAARTLAEQDPSFQYSADVGVNAFVVIRPSFLPEMESRSTRTVARSFCPEFDHHSEFPCNVVIQRSSGEACSLAEILHFSEIVLSIHHQSVTSVGAGKNHPNCDHQLGVVRIPARDLLSKRSGISGWYPVMGPEDRTLPGMAGVLNNVVGGLELSVNFAHHSDRDRVLEVARGLGWNDVEEEVNGSVGDAWEKEDLVNLSVTVPKIWLPVHCLLLAGHKHIHKNTYCYLRYKLYDRDAVCSHLRKPVLSEDGQQATIVFEQTRSIELMKHQPLIWYLREEKLEIQIWRSYGKDTSGPRPQDTDRLLGCAYVDMTTLAENTCRTLSVSGVYPLFKRNVPNLQGAAVRVHLSLSSAYHPSATVQCTSSAEDQSLSEEEAAQDISVDEIRSKDERNRIQKSSPRGDHHPPVLSDSQPVCVDVENTFDVNIVVERAMHLSLKGSPLTERQVSTPSCCVSFPVAGSATPVTTPVIENTDSPTWNFQHQARLTKELLLDPQQTLVFKVWHRSGDMERVLGFASVDLSPLLSGFQSVCGWYNIGDFTGQCQGQIKVSITPLENIAYLREKRQTRSCATSVQSQVTPHTSFLYQPSPIFSFPLHQTGKKDGLINPSERRENTFLPVGNAEQSGTMGHFLESVNQAEQNTRSAEHVDVPSQSSGTSLLSALSKNLSELDDIQKYFNQKLYRSISSTAPPGGATEQITEKKPHIPTSSEEEDIDAQFLLKKSSLLVSQVSSLISGLQEKHTGREVAPSTVDGRGSRQHLSVPGSEVVAIHTSENTWPVIHKELSDNQKDFHHVDSPTFSEYVSPYKENNMADLLGYPEGQGSFFVNHEEEESEDEVHKESDEEYEENVIEPRTLNEVTALTDRTSPWSSMVSEPEHDPQTDKVTIEDVLINGNILEKLSLKSSVLQTDQNSNPNTDRSGDMEDKYPEMTAYTQDNGSDTQNPRIWVESQNFDALGQGLSDPSDNEEEDRLRSEELALEVTLLPGEVSASGSEPDSEPEHTNNEPELQDLVVEQEDTDGESKDDFRSGYPSPSSHPESSRRDTSPSVQSVEEVTETTDIQHFHLLSDPISLPNFFLPPQHLEASMKLLSQSSLPASSAQKADGETQNTKGIPFRRRMRQTPRINADELPEKEAKRIARIFAAQFSNK; encoded by the exons ATGGCAGTATCCAAGAAGAACATGCCTTCAATGCCCATTGTTACTGACAGATCTGCTACTGAGCGCCTCAAAGAAGTGTCTGGGCTCCCCTCTGCACCTGCTGCTAAGGACCTGCTGGCAG TTCTCTTACAGCAGGGAAGCAAACTGAGGGATGCCATGGCTGAATCTGCATTGAGACAGGATCCCAACATGGACCTGGATGTGAAGCCATTGCTGCCACGTGTCTTAGATAATGAAATTTACACTGTGAG CTCTGCCTTGGATATCCCGCCATCTCATATTCACCAAAATCTTCTGAATTTCCATAAGCCTTCTGTACCAAAAGATATAATCCTGCACCCGACAGATCAGAACCTCTCTGAATTAGAGGTTCCTGGTGATAGCAGAGCCATAGAGCTACTGCTGGGCAG CTCCCCTTTATCCTTGGGCCAGTTCTGGGATGGGACAGGATCACCCCCAGAATCCATTGCAGGAAGCGACTTCTACGAGAGTGAATTGAATGATCCCCAGTATGACCAGAGTCTGTTGGAGAACCTGTTTTATTCGGCTCCA AAATCATTTGGGGATTTTACCAGCGATGAAGAAAAATCAAAGTCAGTGATAAAAGAATCTAAAATCAGACCGGCAGAGGATAAAGAAGAAAACCTAAAACAATCCCACTATAAGGCTGGAGAGGgaccaaaatttttaaaagtctCTGG GCACAAGTCTGCAGAGAAATCACCCAGTGATAGAACGCAAGCAGAAGACATTGATCTCAGCATTGACCGTCTCGCACTGCTGGGGCGGATGCACACAGCGAGGGTTGTTGTGGAAtctttaaatgtcaaagcagagACCATACAGGTCACTCCAGGCAAGAgcaaaagcaaaggaaaaccaCCAAGGCCGGCATCCTCCATCAAACG AACATATTTTGTGGAGTTCCAATTTCCAGTCTCCTCCAAAAACAAAGCTGGAGAAGTGAATGTGGCTACAGAAATCACCCGACTAGTATCTAGTAAGATTGTCAATGGAG TTGTGAAGTTTCAGCAGAAATTTGTGTTCCCCGTCCTGTTCAGTGGTCACATGATCAAACACTGGTGGAGCACAGACCTGACCTTCAAAGTCTTCCTGAGGAAGGGAACTCAGCAAAAG CCTTCTATACTTGGTTCTGCTGTGTTCTGTCTACGTGATGTTCTCCAGTCTAAGGACCTTTCTGTATCCCGCTCGCTTCCAATTCACAGCCTGGGGGAAGGACAAGAGATGGAGGACGTAGGGCCTCTTACG GTCTCTGTGGATATTGCTGGAGAAAGCCAAGACTTCTCCAGTGTCCCCGAGAAGCCATCTGATGCAGCACAGGAGGCCTTGTCCTCTTCTGTCAGACAAAGTGTCAGAATAGCAACCCCTGTACACCCATCAGATAAGGAGTCCTCGCCTGAGTCCCTCACCTCCACCCATCCACTGGTCACACCAGCTTCCTATCACATTCCCAGAGAGGAACCCCAACCAGCCTTGTCCCAAGAGACAGCCGAGGAGAATGGATTATTACTGCATGTGGTGCTCATGGTGCCAGAAGGGATGGGACTGATCCAGGGTGCAGATTCTGCTACGTGTAACTCCTACCTCAACTGCAAACTCTTCCACAGTCAAGAGGCCGCACGCTCCAATGTCATATGGGGCAACAGCAAGCCTGCATACAACTTCTCCCAG GTTGCTCCTGTGACTCTGACAAGCCGACTGCTAGAAAGAATGAAGAACAATGTTATGGTTATTGAAGTGTGGGGCAAAGTGCCCAGCCCAGGATCTGACCAGCTTATGGGTCTTGTCAAGCTACCTCTGCACCAGTTTTATATGTCCTTCAG cGACAAAAAAATTTGCCGTCTTTTACTCCAGGCGCAGTATCCAGTTGTTGCCGTCGACAGCTTTGTGCCAATTGTTGATGTCTTCAGCGGAATCGAGCGGGGAAGACTCAAAGTGCTGCTTGCCATGGGGTCAGGTGACCAAGTTGTGGCACTTCAGAGGTTAAAGAACGATGAGGGGAATTCATTAGCCACTCTCCCTAGACCAGCACATTTCTTGGATCCTCCACAGCCAACCACAGAG GTGTCTAGAGTTGCAGAGAGTGAAGTTGATCATGTGTTTGACATCCACGTAGAGAACGTGAAGGGCCTGACACCTCTGCAGTCCACCGTGTGGGGAGAAACTGACTGCTATGTGCAGTATTATTTTCCTGTGCAGACCCCAGTCACCGGTCTAGAAGCTGAACTACCAGAGAGAA GTATCAGTCTGAAGCCAGTGCGGACAGCCACCACCCTGTGTGTACCCGATCCTGCTTTTAATGATCGGCAGAGCCATATCCTGGTAGCGCCATCGGACACCCCTGTGCAAAGGCTGCTGCTCAGTGCTTACTCTATGCAGGGTCTCTCTGGAGGAGGAGGAGTGACGTTTGAAATTTGGTGTCG ATACTATTATCCCAATGTCAGGGACCAGATGGTTGCTAAAGGTGCGCTTCCATTATCTCGTCTGTGTGCTATGGTGACAATGCACCATCGAGAGGAAGTAGGGATCCAGGCATTCTGTCTGCCGCTTACACTGAGAAGTGAAGACGCAACCGAAACTCATCCTCCATCTTCTG GTTTACTAAATGTAAATGTGACCTATAGAAGATCAGTCAGAAACCCAGTGGGCATATTGGCTACACGTATGGCCTCCATATCTGTTCAGATCCATAGAGCCACCGGGCTCCAAGCCGCTGCCAG AACACTGGCTGAACAAGACCCATCATTTCAGTATAGTGCAGACGTCGGAGTGAATGCCTTTGTTGTCATTCGCCCATCATTCTTACCAGAAATGGAAAGTCGCAGCACTCGTACCGTGGCTCGCAGCTTCTGCCCGGAGTTTGACCATCATTCAGAGTTCCCCTGTAATGTTGTGATTCAGAGGAGCAGCGGAGAGGCATGTAGCCTAGCAGAGATCCTTCATTTCTCTGAGATTGTGCTGTCCATTCACCACCAAAGTGTCACATCTG ttGGTGCTGGCAAAAATCATCCAAACTGTGATCACCAACTGGGTGTGGTGCGAATTCCAGCTAGAGATCTGCTCAGCAAAAGATCAG gaaTATCCGGCTGGTACCCAGTAATGGGacccgaggatcgcacactccCTGGAATGGCAGGAGTCTTAAACAACGTAGTTGGGGGTCTGGAGCTTTCAGTCAATTTTGCTCACCATTCAGACAGAGATCGAGTCCTAGAGGTGGCTCGAGGCTTAGGATGGAATGACGTGGAGGAAGAAGTGAATGGAAGTGTTGGTGATGCTTGGGAAAAGGAAGACTTGGTAAATCTATCTGTAACGGTTCCTAAAATCTGGCTTCCAGTTCACTGTCTCTTGCTGGCCGGACACAAACACATCCACAAGAACACTTACTGCTATTTACGGTACAAGCTCTACGATAGAGATGCAGTCTGCTCCCACTTGAGAAAACCAGTCTTATCTGAAGATGGCCAACAGGCTACCATAGTGTTTGAGCAAACCAGGAGTATAGAACTGATGAAGCATCAGCCATTGATTTGGTACCTGCGAGAAGAGAAGTTGGAAATCCAGATATGGCGCTCCTATGGCAAGGACACCAGCGGCCCAAGACCTCAAGATACTGACCGCCTGCTAGGCTGTGCTTATGTGGACATGACTACTCTGGCAGAAAACACCTGCCGGACCCTCTCTGTTAGCG GTGTTTATCCTCTGTTTAAGCGAAATGTGCCTAACCTGCAGGGGGCAGCGGTGAGGGTTCATCTGTCCCTGAGCTCCGCTTATCATCCGTCAGCCACTGTCCAGTGCACCAGCTCTGCAGAGGATCAGAGTCTCTCCGAGGAGGAAGCAGCACAGGACATCTCTGTAGATGAGATCAGGAGTAAAGATGAGAGAAACAGAATCCAGAAATCCTCCCCGAGGGGTGATCATCATCCCCCTGTACTATCCGACAGTCAACCAGTCTGTGTGGATGTGGAAAACACATTTGATGTGAACATCGTGGTTGAACGTGCAATGCATCTCAGCCTGAAAG GAAGTCCACTTACTGAACGACAAGTATCTACACCCAGCTGCTGCGTATCATTTCCTGTTGCTGGTAGTGCAACCCCTGTAACTACCCCAGTCATAGAAAACACAGATTCCCCAACATGGAACTTTCAGCATCAGGCAAG ACTGACCAAAGAACTTCTCCTGGACCCCCAGCAGACTTTAGTGTTTAAGGTGTGGCATAGATCAG GTGATATGGAGCGAGTGCTGGGTTTCGCCTCTGTGGATCTCAGTCCTCTGCTTTCCGGGTTCCAGTCTGTATGTGGTTGGTATAATATTGGAGACTTCACTGGACAGTGCCAGGGGCAGATCAAAGTGTCCATTACCCCTCTGGAGAATATTGCCTATTtgagagagaagagacagacgagaAGCTGTGCCACAAGTGTACAGTCTCAG GTGACACCACACACCTCATTCCTGTATCAGCCGAGTCCCATTTTCAGCTTCCCTCTCCACCAGACAGGAAAGAAAGATGGCCTCATCAACCCTTCTGAAAG gagagaaaacactttcctTCCTGTTGGCAATGCAGAACAGTCTGGGACCATGGGACATTTCCTGGAATCAGTAAACCAGGCTGAACAGAACACACGCAGTGCAGAGCATGTAGATGTCCCATCGCAGTCTTCTGGCACATCTCTGCTGTCTGCGCTCAG caAAAACCTTAGTGAACTGgatgacattcaaaaatattttaaccagaAGCTGTATAGAAGCATCTCAAGTACAGCGCCACCTGGAGGAGCCACAGAACAAATCACAGAGAAGAAGCCTCACATCCCCACTAGTTCTGAAGAGGAGGACATTGATGCTCAGTTTTTGCTGAAGAAATCTAGTTTGCTGGTTTCACAAGTCAGCAGTCTCATCTCTG GCCTCCAGGAGAAGCATACAGGTAGAGAAGTTGCTCCCAGCACAGTGGATGGTCGTGGAAGTCGTCAGCATCTAAGTGTTCCCGGATCAGAGGTCGTTGCCATTCATACATCAGAGAATACATGGCCAGTCATCCACAAGGAATTATCAGACAATCAGAAGGATTTTCACCATGTGGATTCACCGACATTCTCTGAATATGTATCCCCCTACAAGGAAAACAACATGGCAGATTTGTTAGGCTACCCTGAGGGGCAGGGCAGCTTTTTTGTTAACCATGAAGAGGAAGAATCAGAAGATGAGGTTCATAAGGAAAGTGACGAGGAATACGAGGAAAATGTCATCGAGCCAAGGACTCTTAATGAAGTCACTGCTTTAACAGACAGAACCAGTCCGTGGTCTAGTATGGTGTCGGAACCAGAACATGATCCACAGACAGACAAAGTGACTATAGAAGATGTTCTAATTAATGGAAATATTCTAGAGAAGCTCAGCCTTAAGTCTTCAGTCCTTCAGACTGACCAGAACAGTAACCCAAATACTGATAGATCAGGTGACATGGAGGACAAGTATCCGGAAATGACAGCTTACACTCAGGACAATGGGTCAGACACACAGAACCCAAGGATCTGGGTAGAGTCACAGAACTTTGATGCACTTGGTCAGGGTTTATCTGATCCCTCAGACAATGAGGAGGAGGACAGACTGAGGAGTGAGGAACTGGCTCTTGAAGTAACTCTGCTGCCTGGTGAGGTGTCGGCAAGTGGCAGTGAACCTGATTCTGAACCTGAGCATACCAATAATGAACCCGAGTTGCAAGACCTTGTTGTGGAACAAGAGGACACAGATGGAGAATCGAAGGATGATTTCAGGTCCGGGTATCCGTCACCATCTTCACATCCGGAGTCTTCTCGGAGAGATACCAGTCCTTCAGTGCAGAGTGTGGAGGAAGTGACAGAAACTACCGACATCCAGCACTTTCATCTCCT ATCTGATCCCATTAGTCTCCCGAATTTCTTCCTACCTCCTCAGCACTTAGAGGCCTCTATGAAGTTACTGAGCCAGTCGTCCCTCCCAGCATCCTCTGCTCAAAAG gctgaTGGTGAGACGCAGAACACTAAAGGAATTCCCTTTCGCCGGCGAATGCGTCAAACGCCCAGAATAAATGCCGACGAATTGCCAGAGAAGGAGGCCAAGCGCATCGCAAGGATTTTCGCTGCACAGTTCTCCAACAAGTAG